The region GGATGAGCGATTCGCCAGCATTGCTGATCGGGATCCAGCACGTGTTCGTAGAGTTGGCCATCCATGCGGATGTAGTGCCTGCCTCGATAGGCATATTGGCCCATAGCGTTCGGCTGGAGAGTTTCCGGCAACTGCTCGGTGCTGCGGTAGGTGGTCAAGTCCGGCTGCCACAAGCGCGGAGTTCCGTCTGCCAGGGTGACCGCATCGAGGCTCTCCATAAGCGGGCTGTTGAACAGTTTCGGCACCCATTTTCCGGCTACATGCAACCCGCCGATCAAGGCCAGGTTCAAGCTCACTGCCTGTAGATGACGCACGGCCAGGTCGCGATCACCCACACACCACGACTGGTAGCCCTCATACACTTCGTCGAGAAGTTGATAGACCATGACTGCCGTCATCAGGCTACCGACTCCGGGCACTACAAAGCCTGCCAGCATCAAGGTATTCATGCCGAGCGCTTCCCATTGCGCAAGGCGTCGCTGGCGTGCCTGTTCGTCGGCATCGGCGGTAGGCACCGCGATCTGACGCGCCTCGGATTTGAGACGGGTGACATGTGCCTGGTAGAGAAAGCCGAACAGTTCTGCGTCGACAGCAATGCGCTCGACATGCAGATCAGCATCTTCCCGCAATGGCCAGGTCTGGTCGTTCCTCGAACGACCGGTTGCGTCGAGGTTCTGTCGCAAGCGACTGAGGAAAAGCGATTGTTGATCGCGTTCGACATAATCGAGAAAACGTTGCCGAAAGTCCGATTGCAGCAAAGCGTCACGCAAATGGTCATGTAACGCTGCCATGGTCTGGAATTGCTGCAAGGTGTCGTTATGACCGGGCAGGTACAGCAGCAGGCCTAGGTTATCCAGGTCGTAAATCAGTACTTCGTGAACGGTGATGCCAAACATCCGCAGTTGGCTGCAGGCCAGCGTTGCATTCTGATCGAGGAATGCCCGCACGCTATCCAGTGCTGTACCGTTCATGCGGTGACGTAAAAAAGCCAGGTCAGCAGCCAGGCGCAGGCGGTCCCGATAGACCCTGATGGCCTGGGTGACGACGCGATCAGGCGCGTACAGGCTTGTCAGGTGTTCCTGGTACAGACGGCCAAGATCCAGGGAGCGGCAGGTGTCGGCGAATGCTGCTGGCGTCACAGCGAGTGATTCGATGCGGTAGCTTTCGGAGGCTAGTTCGATATCGACCAGTGTTTCGCTATCGCCCAACGTGGTCTTGCCAATGACCAGGATGTTCTCGATGTGGGTATTACCTGCCAGGGCCAAGGCACTTTCGCGGCTGAATGCGACCCCGTCCTCGAAATTGTGCAAGGCCGCTTCAAGCAAGCTTCGGCGTTCGTGTTGGCTGACGTAGGCCTCCCAGGTGAAGAGGTGGCGGATGTGGACCAACTCGGTGGTATCCACAGGCACCTGCAGTTGAAACTGGGTCAGCAGTTGTTGCGCCAGCAGGGGTGTTGTGAACTCGCTGATATTCTTCAACCCTTTGAGCTCGCCGGCCATGGCTTGTTGCGATCGTGCCAGCCGGGCCTGGCTGGCCTGTACAGCTTCGCGCAGATCTGGGGGCGCATTGGCGAACCAGTCTGCCGGGTTGTCTGGCAGGCCTTGTGCTGGCAGAAGTGATTGCTGCAGGGCGTGCCATTGATCGGCAGTGGAGGCCCGACTCCAGCTGGGCAGTTGATTCTGAATAAGAAGGTAGTGAGGGTTTTCCTGCGGTACCGAGGCCATGATTGCTGCTCCTGTTTGTGAGGGACACAGCAGGCCGCAGGGGATGGAGAGAATGGTGGTAAATATTGTTATGCGTCGAACGCGGGGCAAACCCGCTCCCAGGGCATGCAGGGGAATCTGCGGCGGGTGGGAGGGGCTTGCCGACTAATGGGTTATTGAATGGACATGATGTTGACGGTCCTGTTGGGCCCTGCGATCGCTACCACGCGTGCAGTGACTGTCAGGCCCGTGGTGATGTCGTGGGTATTGTGGTTGGTGTTGAGCGCCCAACCGTTTGCGGCACCGGTCACCCAGTTGTTGGTGTGATTGATTACAAAGGTCTGACCGGCTTGGGTCAAATGCAACGCGTGCAGTTGCGTCAGCGCGTGCGGGGTCCAGGCGACATGGGGGAACATGAGGTTCTCGGCCGTCTGGTAATGATTGACTGCTGCAGCGGCTCCAAACGCCAGTACCAAGACGTGTACGTAGGAAGCCGTGACACCTTTTTCGCGGCATCGGGTAATCAACGAGGTTAGCGCCTGGTCAATTTCGGCATCGCCCGAGAAGGCCAGGAAGCCGGCATTGTGCAGACCGTTCTGGCCCGTACTGATACCGTCCAGGAGCAAGTCGAGGTTGCGTGGATTGTTGTTGACCAACAGATCGACCAAGCGAAACTCAATGCTGTCCAGCTCGCCGAAAGCCCATTCCACTTCCTCGGCGCTAAAGCCGCTGCTGTGTAGAGACTGCTTCAACTGATCGCGCAAAGCACCCGGTTTACTGGCTTGAGCCAGGAAATCGTCAAGAGGCGTGCCCAGCGTCGGCAGTAAATCGTGCATGATCGATCGTAAGCTGGAAACGAGGTTCTTGGCCTTCGCCGCAACGTTGGCGCTGGCCTGCGCATCGACGCTGGTCTGGCCCGCTTGCAGCGGCTGACGCAAGGCCATGATGCTTGCTACGCCTTTGCCGATATTGTCGAGCCTGGCGCTGAGGTTACCGGCATCGAGTGTGGTGGCCTGGCTGCCGAACGGCATGAGAATGGCGTGAGCCAGGTGCTCCTGGCTACTGACTGTTGCGTTCATGTCGACTTCCTTGAGTGTGAGTGAAGTATCAACGTGATGCATAAACGCGTGGGCTGGGCTTAATAATCTGTCCAGACGGTCACGGGGTTGAAACCGGTATTGGACACAGTCATAAGTGCCCCGGCGCCCTCAGAAACGTCAATGGTCGTGGGCTGGCCCGCTTCAAGGGATACATCATGGTTGCTCTGGCAACACAGCTCGATGTGCCAACTTATTTTCGAATCGCCCACATCACTGCATTTGGCTGATAGTTGTGTGCGCAAGCCAACCGGACGAGTGGAGTAAACAACAGAGCCGCCGGGATTGAGTGTGGTTTGCTGGGTCATGGCTAATGCTCCTTGCGTGGCAGTTAGAGTGAGGGGGGCGGGGCAGGCTTCATCAGTACGCGGTCGTTGTAAGTGGTAGCGGTATTGGCTGGGACTGAACTCACTAGTTGCTTTTTGATGTCACCGCTTACAGGCACGCGATATAGTTCAATTGCTTCGCAAATCTGCCAGTTCAAATATTGGTAATCCGCCAGGAAGTCAGTTGTAGTCATCACGTCGTGGCGGAACTCGTAGGAACTGGTGTCCTCCTGGCGATACTCCAGAGTGCGGGACAGTTCGGCACTCAGATTGAAGGTCGAAGCACCCAGTGGCACAGTGGCCAAGGGGCCTTGCGTGGCCATCACCGGCGGTATCGGTGGCACGTCCCCTCCTGCGAACAGGTCGCCGCCAGACAGATCCAGGCCAAGGTCCATGCTGATTCGCTGGGTGATCGAGCTGGTGTGGCCGACCGAGTGCGAATAGGTGGCACCGACGGTGTTGGTGACCTGCTCCGTGACGTTATTAGCGTAGGTCTTGCGGCTGACGCGGTGCCAGTAGCGGGTCCTCGACACCAGGTAATGGTCGACGTTGGCTTGTTTGTCGGCTTTGGTTTGTTTCCACTTTTCCCAATCGGACGGAGAATTATGATTCATCGTTTGCCAAGGGTAGAGCGGGTCTGTAACCAGGTCGAAATGATCCTTGGTTATCGAATAACTGCCGACAACAAAAGCACCGGAGTTGTCCGGCGGCAGAATATCAGGATCGGTCATCAAAGGAGGGTGCGCCGGGTTGAAGGCGCTGTCATTATCATTCATTGATAGTGATTCCTTTAACGTGCAGTAGAGGACTGAGCGGCTGTAAAAGTCGTTCGTTAGTGTATTTATCAGCGCGCGGCATAACGGCCTGTCTGTGACACGCACTAATAAGCGGAGTAGGGTGGCGCAGGAGAGAGTTAGTCTGCTTCTTAATGGCCTCCTTGGTTTAAATCTGAATGTTTGCCGTTGCCGATAATATGTCAGCAGAATCCTCGGGGTTATAATTTTTTGAAGTTAAAGAACTAGGCGTTACCGCGGATGAAATGCAGGGGTTGTAAATTTGCCAGCGATCAGCGCCAGTGCCACAGCCGTGCCCAGCGTTTTCGCAGCTCAAAGGGATGCTGGCGCGGTGCCAAACCTGCGCTGCGAAATATCTCTGGCAGGCGCCGATGTGGCCTTGCGAAATGCTGACCTTGGATCTTTAATTGTTTCTGAATGTGAGATAACTGTTTCGTTAGTTATTGATTCAATTACGTTTAAGAATAGTTATACGTTTGCAGCAGTATTTTTCGATCTGCCATTGGACAACAACGCACAGGAAGTCGGAAAGGATATGAAAGAGAGAATGGTGGCAGTCGCTCGAAAATTCGTATCTCCTTCAATGCGCTACGCGTTGCGATCGTCGTTGAGCCGGTTCAAAGACATTCTTGGGCGTGCCTGTCTGTGGCGTTGGGAGGTGGCCCGGTTCAGGCTGCAGCAGCAAAGCCCGTACGAAATCCTCTACATCGGCAGGAAGCAGCGCCGAGAGATGGCCAAGCTGTTGATCGGGGGCAAGAATCCAGGCGCTTCTGCGCTGCGGGATGTAGCCCCAGGGGCCGGCGTGTCGAACCATGTGGTAGTGGTCAGCGAGATGCCGACTGCAGGGGCGCTCAATGTTCCCCACTACCTCAGCGCGGTGGTGCCGCTGGGGCGTTCACTTGAAGAAATCACCGCGCGTTACGACAGTGAGTTGCGCCGAAGTATCCGCAAGAATCGTCCTCTGTATCGGATCAAGCAGGCTGTGACGGATGCCGAGATCGCCATGGCTGACCAAGAAATGCTTAGACCCTACGCCACGGCAAGACAGGGTATTCATGCTGCGCAGTTTCCTACCGAGGAAGTTTTTCGCATTGCCAAGACAGTTGGCCGGCTGGACCTGATCATGCTCGACGACGAGGTGGTGGCGTGTCACCTTGGCTGCGAGATTACCCGAGACACGAAGCGTTACTGGAGTACCCTGCGGTTCGGCTATCGCGAAGCGATTTTTTCCGATGCGAAAAAACTCAGGGACGTTAATTCGATTACCACTTACATGGCACTTGAGTGGGCCATTGAGCAAGGATTTGATTATTACGACATCGGGCTCTGTCTGGCGCGCCCAGATGATGGGCTGTTGAAATGGAAGAGAAGACGTGGCGGGGATATCGATGCTCTAGGTAACCACGCGTACATGTTTATTCGCTTGCCCAAAACCGGGACCGCCCAGTTTCTCTGGGATACTCCGCTGTTTGCTGTCGAAGGAAACAAGTTGACCCTCCACCTTGGACTGCCAGAGGGAGCAAGTGCTGACGAAGTTGCCAGCCGTTATCACGAGATGGTTTTCGGCGGGCTACACAAGATTTATCTCTATGGTGCGAAAAGTTCTGCCGACGCGTTCCTTGAGACTTTGCGAAGTCGCTACGCCACTCTGCATGCGCCGCCCTTGATGGAAACAGTGCCGGCCAACTGAATCAGTAACCCGCTTAAACAAATTCAGCGTCTGCGTCTGGGAATTGATGCCAGGTTTCCGCTGGTTACCTAGGTCCCGGCGTGTTCATTCTTCGCGGTGGTGATGGAGACTTGGGTTTGTTGCGCGACGAGCTCGAGCTCGCCGAGCAATAGATCAAGTAGAGCGAACACAGGATCTGTTTCCGGGCTAAACACACAATAAATCGATTCTTAAGCTAAAAGATTCGTATTTAACTTCTCACCGATGAAACACTGCAGTCGCTTGGAAGGGCCGGTGAGGCGACCATTCGTCGACGTTAGGGCCGAAGAAGTGAAGTAATTTACGCCGCGATCGAGCTTCGACAGTTAGCCGTCGCCGTTTGCGGGCACTTCGTTCTATCCAGGCGGCTAAGGCAAACCCGCGAGTTTGAGCGTTTGTCTGTAATTGATCGGGTCAGTTTTAATTTGCTGACGGCAATTTGACGCGGCCGGCCGGCTCCCATTGAGATTTATTATGGTGTCGGATCGTTGACGTGATGTCATTGTGCTCATAAGCTCAATTTACAAACAGAGAGTCTTCCTGCCCGCACGCTGTATATCTTTTCTCTGCCGGTTTTTTTGCTGGAGGGGTTATGCGTTCGACATTGTTGATAAAGTCCATTTTTTTGTTGGTGCTCATGAGCGGTGCGGCAGGGGCGGCAGATTCTTATATGAATGATACAAGTGTGGTGCCGGTGGCGACGGCGGGGTGGATTTTTTGTTTCGCAGTGATTGGTTTTATTGCCGTCGCCAATCGACAAAAAATTTAAAACGTGGTGGCTGGCAGATGCTGCAGTTGTTGCGATAAAGCAAGTCGAACGTCTGGAACTGATACGCGGTATTCAATATAGCGGGGACCTCGAATAGCACCTTGTGTATTCCCGGACCATTGCTATATTCCATTGGTCAACCGCCTTCGGGCAGCCTGTGAAGCGCGGTTGTGCAGCGTCGCAGTACCGGACCTCGGAGTAGGTCGACGCTTTCGCGGCAGTTGTGTCGCTGCGAAGAGAGCGAGAGATTCTATGTTGTTCTCATTCAGTGCTCATTGCATGGCCATACGGCCGGAGGGATCCTCATGGTGCGTTTGATGTCTTCCGTACTCTGCGTGCTGGTGGTGTGGTCTGGCCCTGGCATGGCTGTCGAAAGAAGCGCCACTTACTTGCTCAACCCAGGTGATGTGGTGGAGGTTTCCGTCTGGCAGGAAGATAACCTGCGCAGGGAAGTCAGTGTTCTACCCGATGGCAGCATTACGTTCCCCTTGGTCGGTCAAATCCAGGTCGCAGGATTGGACACGGCTGAAGTCGAGAAAAAAGTCGCGAACAAGCTCGAACAATTCCTCCCCGATCCGAATGTCAGCGTGGTTGTCAAAAGCACGACCGGCAACCTTCTCTATGTCCAAGGCAAGGTGATCAAACCTGGCCCGGTGCAGATGGCAGGCCCGACGGCAGTGCTACAGGCCCTGAGTATGTCTGGGGGGCTGGACAAGTTCGCAGATGAAAGCGCCATTAAGGTGATCCGTCTCAAGGGCGATTCGCAACAGGTATTGCCCGTGCACTACAAGGATTTGATTTCCGGCCGTGACATGTCTACCAATATCCAACTCCAGGCCGGCGATACGCTGGTCGTGCCTTAACTTGCCAGGCCTGAAAAGACCTCTAGTGCCTCTACTGCGAACAACCGGCGTTGCTACGGCAATTCTTGTCTTGCCGGTTCCGGGCATGGTCCAAGCCGCAATATGGCAGTCCTCTGCAGTACTGCCGACAACTGTCGAGTACGACAGCAACCCATTACTCTTGACGTCTGAGGAGAAGGGTGTGACGCGTACCTACATCGCACCCACTTACAGTCTCGTCGGTACCTTCGACCAGGATCAGTTGCGCATGGATCTTGGCGTGAACGTATTACGTTCCTCCGACACATCGATAGTCGACAACCGTGAAGACCCCAATGTCAGCCTGGGCTGGCAGCGAGAAACCGAACGTGGTGGGTATGGCCTGGTTGCGCAATACAGTGAGAGCTCGACATTGTCGGGCGCTGTCCAGGACACCGGGGTGGTCACCACCGATGGTACGCAGAAGCTGTATTCGCTGGCGGCGAACTGGAACAGGGCCATTACCGAGCGCAACACGCTGTCCAATGAAACCCGCTACAGCAACGCGCGTTACGATATCAATTCGCTGACCGGTTACGACGAGATTGCCAACGTCGTGACCTGGACTTACGCCTGGAGTGAACGTACCCAACTGTTCACTGACTTCGGTGCCAGGCGCTACGAGCCCGAAGACGACACCAGTGCGTCGGCCTCGAACAGTTATACCCCAAGCGTCGGGGTGAAGTACCAGCTAACCGAACGCCTTGAAAGCACGGTGCACGTGGGTGTCAACAAGGTCTCTGGATCCGATGGCGGTCGCCGAGGGGAAGGGGGGCTTTTACTTCGCTACACGGGGGAGCGATCTGATGCGAGCCTTAACGCTGAACGGACTACGTTCGCCAGTGCAGAAGGGGGGTTCACCGAACAGGATTCGGTGCGCGGGGTGTGGAGCTACGCCATTGATGACCTCAGCCGCGTGGGCCTCGATGCTGCCTGGCAAGACAGCAAGGGACAGACCCCCAATACCCTGCAGACCTATGGCGCCTGGGCCAGTCGCGAGCTTTCACCATTTTGCGATCTGCGCCTATCGTTGATGTACAAGGAACGCCAGCAAGACGACTTGCCAGATGCTACAGGTACGATCATTGGATTGACTCTGACCTATAGATTTCCCGACCTCTGAACTTCGGCAGCGTGGCCACTATGAAATCTGAATACGAGATGTCTCTTAACGATTACATAGCCATTATCAAAGACCGGGCCTTGCTGCTGGGGGTGAGCATTGTGGTCATTCTGGCAGTGACGGTGGCGGTCGCCCTCACGGTTCCTCCCATCTATCAATCGACGGGCACCATCCTGGTGGAGTCGCAGCAGATTTCGCCGGAACTGGTCTCTGCGAACAACAACAGTTTTGCTGACGAGCGCATCGAAGTCATTCGCCAACGGGTGATGACCCGCGACAACCTGCTGCGGATCATCAACAAGTACGATCTGTATGCCGACAAGGGCCGCCAGTTCAGCGACAACGACAAGATCGACCTGATGCGCAACTCGATTGTCGTCGCCAGTTTGAGTACCTACATAAAAGGGCGGGGCGAGGCGACTGTCGCCTTCAACGTTTCGTTTGAGCACAAGCGTCCGGAAGTTGCCAAGGAAGTGGCCAGCGAATTGGTCACGCTGTTTCTTGACGAGAACATGAAGCAGCGTACCGAACGTGCCAATGAAACAACCGTGTTCCTGACGCAGGAAGCGAACAAGCTCGGTGCCGAGCTCGCCAGCCTGGAAAACCAGTTGGCCGACTTCAAACAGGCGCATGCCAATGCCTTGCCTGAGCACCAGGCATTGCGCATGAGCATGTTGTCGCGCGCCGAACTGGAGTTCAGGGAAGTGGATCGCGATTACAAGACGGCCCAGGAAGAATTGCGTTACCTGGAGCTGGAATTGTCAGCCGCCAATGCCGGGCTGACCACCAAGGCCGAGAGCGCCCGAGGTGCAGTGGAGCAGCCACAGGATTTGCCTAGTCTCAAGGCCGAGTACGCCAGGCTGCAGAGCAAATATAAGGATGCGCATCCGGATGTGATCGCTGTGAAACGTAAGATCGAAGCGCTACAGGCATCCGGTGGCCGGGGTGCCGCCAATGCCTCGGTAAGCCTGGATGTCGCTCGGGTGCGTACCCGCATCGGTGCTGCCCAGGAGCGTATTGCTTCGCTGGCCGAGCAAAAACGCCAGTTGGTGAAGAAAATGGAAGGCTACGAGGCGGAGATTCTTGAGACGCCACAAGTCGAGCGCGGCCTGGTCACCCTCATGCGCGACCATGACAACGCGCGCAAGAAGTACGAAGAAATTCGTGCCAAGGAAATGGGCGCGAAAATTACTGAAAGTCTCGAGCAGGAGAACAAGGCCGAACGCTTCGTGCTTCTCGAGCCTCCGCTGATGCCGGAGAAACCCATCAAACCGAACCGAAAGAAAATTGCCGCCTTGGGCCTTGTGTTGGCACCGGCGGGTGGCGCTGCATTGGTCATGCTCCTGGAGTTGTTGAACCAGCGTGTTCGCGGTATGGGGGCATTGGAGAGTGTGGTGGGCAGGCGCGTGTTGGTCGCGATTCCCTACATTCCTACTCAGGCGGACACGGCGCGGCGCAAGCAGTTGCTGAAGTGGTTGGTCATCGCCGCGGCTGCGTTGATGGCTATCATGTTATTGATCGTGCATGTGTTCTATATGCCTCTGGATGCACTGCTATTTAAAGCTATGGCTCGGTTTGAATAGGGAAAAGCAGCGATGGATAGGATTACGCCAGCTTTTGGAAAAAATATTCTTCAGGTCGCCCCCGGCTCTGGCGAGGCGCCGCAGGCAGCGCCAGTGGCCGAACAGCCTGAAGCCCTCGGTCAGTTCGATTATGTGCAAACCAAGGTGGTGCCGCTGCGCGCAGATCACCTTGAGCGCAATCGTATTGTGGCGTTCAACAAGAACTCGAACATGAGTTCATCGTTTGACTTGCTGCGAACGCAAGTACTGCAGGCCATGGAGGAGAATGGCTGGCGCACCCTTGCCATTACCTCGCCAACGCCGGAGGCGGGTAAGACGGTATTGGCAATCAACCTGGCGATGAGCATTGCCCACCACACCACCAAGACCGCCTTGCTGGTGGACTTCGACCTACGCCGTCCCCGGGTGGGGGCGAGCCTGGGGCTGCCGATGGAAAAGTCGCTCAATGAGCTGCTTGCTCATGAAGCGTGGTTGGAAGAGGTGATGGTCAATCCGACATTGCCACGCTTTGTGGTGCTGCCGACGCGTGAGCCCATTGCGCATTCCACCGAGATGTTGTCATCGCCCAAGGTGAGCAATCTGATCAGCGAACTGCGTGACCGCTACGAGTCACGTATTTGCATTTTCGATCTGCCCCCGCTGTTGAGCTCCGATGATGCGATCACCATTTTGCCCAAGTTCGACTGTGTGCTGCTAGTGGTTGCCAACGGTGACAACAACAAGAAAGAGATCGAGGACTGCATGTACCATCTGGCGACGGCCAATCTGATTGGTGCGGTCCTGAACAAGGCTGACACTCAGGTTCGTTCCTATTACTGAGGCCTGAGCCGCCTTGGCACTGACACTGTCAGTGCCAAGGGTACTTCTGTTCCCAGGTCCAGGCGTGGCTGACGATTTGCTCAAGCGCCGCGTATTGCGGCTGCCAGCCGAGGATCTCCTTGGCTTTGCTGGCGTCGGCCACCAACCGCGGCGGGTCGCCCGCCCGACGTGGTGCATCGCTGACTGTGATCGTGCGGCCGGTTACGGCACGTGCAGTGTCGATGACTTCCTGCACCGAGAAGCCCAGGCCATTGCCAAGGTTGAACGCCGTGCTGGCACCGCCGGCCAACAGGTAATCCACCGCCAGCGAATGTGCTGATACCAAGTCGGCAACGTGAACATAGTCACGAATGCACGTGCCGTCTGGCGTGCTGTAATCCCGACCAAAGACGGTTATCGCCGATCGCCGCCCGGCAGCTGCCTGGAGGATGAGAGGGATCAGGTGGGTTTCTGGTTCATGGCATTCGCCAATTTGCGCTTCGGGGTCTGCACCCGCGGCGTTGAAGTAGCGTAGGCAGACCGACTTCAATCCATAGGCATGGTCGAAGTCTTCGAGTATCTGCTCCACCATCCATTTGCTGCGACCATAGGGGTTGATGGATGCCTTGGGGTGCGCCTCGTCGATTGGCACGTATTGTGGGTCGCCATAGACGGCGGCAGTCGAGGAAAACACCAGCTTGCTGATGCCGGCTCGGACCATGGCCTGGAGCAGTGTCAGCGTTGCCGCTACGTTGTTCTGGTAATACTTGCCAGGGTCGGTAACCGATTCACCCACCTGGATGAACGAGGCGAAGTGGAAGACCGCCTCAAATTGATACTCGGCAAACAGTGCATCCAGGGCTCGCACATCGGCGATGTCCAGTTCCACCCATTTGATTCCGGGGCCCGCGTGGGCGACGTCAGCTACCACGACTTCATGGCCTGCCAACAGCAGGTGCTTGACCATGTGCGAACCGATATACCCTGCGCCGCCGACAACTAAAAACTTCATCCAAGCCTCCTGGAATCTGTTGTTGCACAGACGCAGAGAGTGGTATCTGCGTATTCACCGCCGGAAACAAACGCGAGGCATGTCCGCTCGCCAACCTGCTTGAAGAGGCGCCCGTGGTGAAAGTCTCCTCAGACTGTAGAAGGCCAAATGGGCTATTTCAAGAACAGCCAGTTAGACATTTCCTTACCGTCGAATTTGATGCTGTAGCGCCCGTTCTCGTAGGTCGCTGGCAGTTCTTTCAGGGGCGCCTGGGCCTGATAGCTGAACAGCTTCAGGCCGGCAGGAGCCTTGATCGATAACGTGCCCTCCAGGGGTTCGACGTAGAACGGTGTGCGCTCGTTGTCCTTGGGCACCGCACGTGTTCCCAGGGATATCATCAGCTGCCGTGACTGGTTGAACGGCCTGGCATCAAGGCTTTGCACCACGACACTGGCGTACAGCGTTTTTACCCTGACCTGAATATCGGCAAGGTCGACGTGGGTGCCACCGAGCCAACCGGTCGCGGCTTGGGTCAGGGGCGTGTCGATGGTGTAGATGCCCTGCTGCCAATCGCGCTTGAGCTCACCGGTGTCGGTAGTCGCCTCAGTGGCGTTGGCGTCGAGCAGCGACTGCTCAGGATCGCTCAGTACCTTGGCGCCGTCGGCAATTATGCTGGGCTTAAGCCATGGCAACGCCGGGGTTTGCGGCATCGCGATCTGTAGTTTGCCTTTCTCCATGGCGGTGCGCAGGGCAACCGCGTTGCTCGGTGTGATCGACTGATTGAACAGGGTGGCTGGGGTCGGGGCGAAGACATACGTAGTCGTTGCCTCGCGGACATCGGCGCGACGATAGAGCAGGGCCGCGGCAGGCAGAGTGGCGAGCATCGCCGGGTCGTTATAAGCGTGCCAGTTGCCGGCCGACAC is a window of Pseudomonas sp. DG56-2 DNA encoding:
- a CDS encoding GNAT family N-acetyltransferase yields the protein MKERMVAVARKFVSPSMRYALRSSLSRFKDILGRACLWRWEVARFRLQQQSPYEILYIGRKQRREMAKLLIGGKNPGASALRDVAPGAGVSNHVVVVSEMPTAGALNVPHYLSAVVPLGRSLEEITARYDSELRRSIRKNRPLYRIKQAVTDAEIAMADQEMLRPYATARQGIHAAQFPTEEVFRIAKTVGRLDLIMLDDEVVACHLGCEITRDTKRYWSTLRFGYREAIFSDAKKLRDVNSITTYMALEWAIEQGFDYYDIGLCLARPDDGLLKWKRRRGGDIDALGNHAYMFIRLPKTGTAQFLWDTPLFAVEGNKLTLHLGLPEGASADEVASRYHEMVFGGLHKIYLYGAKSSADAFLETLRSRYATLHAPPLMETVPAN
- the eppA gene encoding EPS-associated small membrane protein EppA, with protein sequence MRSTLLIKSIFLLVLMSGAAGAADSYMNDTSVVPVATAGWIFCFAVIGFIAVANRQKI
- a CDS encoding polysaccharide biosynthesis/export family protein; the protein is MVRLMSSVLCVLVVWSGPGMAVERSATYLLNPGDVVEVSVWQEDNLRREVSVLPDGSITFPLVGQIQVAGLDTAEVEKKVANKLEQFLPDPNVSVVVKSTTGNLLYVQGKVIKPGPVQMAGPTAVLQALSMSGGLDKFADESAIKVIRLKGDSQQVLPVHYKDLISGRDMSTNIQLQAGDTLVVP
- a CDS encoding Wzz/FepE/Etk N-terminal domain-containing protein — translated: MKSEYEMSLNDYIAIIKDRALLLGVSIVVILAVTVAVALTVPPIYQSTGTILVESQQISPELVSANNNSFADERIEVIRQRVMTRDNLLRIINKYDLYADKGRQFSDNDKIDLMRNSIVVASLSTYIKGRGEATVAFNVSFEHKRPEVAKEVASELVTLFLDENMKQRTERANETTVFLTQEANKLGAELASLENQLADFKQAHANALPEHQALRMSMLSRAELEFREVDRDYKTAQEELRYLELELSAANAGLTTKAESARGAVEQPQDLPSLKAEYARLQSKYKDAHPDVIAVKRKIEALQASGGRGAANASVSLDVARVRTRIGAAQERIASLAEQKRQLVKKMEGYEAEILETPQVERGLVTLMRDHDNARKKYEEIRAKEMGAKITESLEQENKAERFVLLEPPLMPEKPIKPNRKKIAALGLVLAPAGGAALVMLLELLNQRVRGMGALESVVGRRVLVAIPYIPTQADTARRKQLLKWLVIAAAALMAIMLLIVHVFYMPLDALLFKAMARFE
- a CDS encoding CpsD/CapB family tyrosine-protein kinase, with protein sequence MDRITPAFGKNILQVAPGSGEAPQAAPVAEQPEALGQFDYVQTKVVPLRADHLERNRIVAFNKNSNMSSSFDLLRTQVLQAMEENGWRTLAITSPTPEAGKTVLAINLAMSIAHHTTKTALLVDFDLRRPRVGASLGLPMEKSLNELLAHEAWLEEVMVNPTLPRFVVLPTREPIAHSTEMLSSPKVSNLISELRDRYESRICIFDLPPLLSSDDAITILPKFDCVLLVVANGDNNKKEIEDCMYHLATANLIGAVLNKADTQVRSYY
- the galE gene encoding UDP-glucose 4-epimerase GalE, with product MKFLVVGGAGYIGSHMVKHLLLAGHEVVVADVAHAGPGIKWVELDIADVRALDALFAEYQFEAVFHFASFIQVGESVTDPGKYYQNNVAATLTLLQAMVRAGISKLVFSSTAAVYGDPQYVPIDEAHPKASINPYGRSKWMVEQILEDFDHAYGLKSVCLRYFNAAGADPEAQIGECHEPETHLIPLILQAAAGRRSAITVFGRDYSTPDGTCIRDYVHVADLVSAHSLAVDYLLAGGASTAFNLGNGLGFSVQEVIDTARAVTGRTITVSDAPRRAGDPPRLVADASKAKEILGWQPQYAALEQIVSHAWTWEQKYPWH